A part of Deinococcus aerolatus genomic DNA contains:
- a CDS encoding DUF427 domain-containing protein, giving the protein MFHARPRPETPRAGQESVWEYPRPPRLERTHKRLEIWLGGQKIADTTGAFRVLETSHPPGYYLPPGAFAPGVLSAAPGRSVCEFKGAATYWTLSAGGKVAEAAGWSYDDPTPAFRDMAGFIAVYPGRMDRCCVNGETVSPQPGNFYGGWITPDVVGPFKGGPGTMGW; this is encoded by the coding sequence ATGTTTCATGCCAGGCCAAGACCCGAGACGCCGCGTGCCGGCCAGGAGAGCGTGTGGGAGTATCCGCGCCCGCCCCGGCTGGAGCGCACCCACAAACGTCTGGAGATCTGGCTGGGCGGCCAGAAGATCGCCGACACCACCGGGGCGTTCCGGGTGCTGGAGACCAGCCACCCGCCGGGCTATTATCTGCCGCCCGGGGCCTTCGCGCCGGGGGTCCTGAGCGCTGCGCCGGGCCGCAGCGTCTGCGAATTCAAGGGTGCGGCGACGTACTGGACGCTCTCGGCCGGGGGGAAGGTGGCGGAGGCGGCCGGCTGGAGCTACGACGATCCCACCCCCGCCTTCCGCGACATGGCCGGATTCATTGCCGTCTATCCGGGCCGCATGGACAGATGCTGCGTGAACGGCGAGACGGTCTCCCCGCAGCCAGGCAACTTCTACGGCGGCTGGATCACCCCGGATGTGGTGGGGCCGTTCAAGGGCGGCCCGGGAACCATGGGCTGGTAG
- a CDS encoding alpha-hydroxy acid oxidase, whose product MTTSLPTAEQLGALQRAVNLAEIEALGRARLDQNALDYYASGANDGHTLRANREDFSRLQLRPRMLVDVSGVDTRTSVLGLPLDFPVGIAPSAFHGLAHPDAELATARAAAGMGSVMTLSTFSNTPIDGVGQAAAGRLWFQLYLLADRELSREIIAQAEACGARALVFTVDAPYLGRRETNERRRFALPPHLSAPNVASRETLAGVETDTGSQLTNYFQNLVDKTFTWDDLGWLRAQTHLPIVLKGILTAEDAELAVQHGCHVWVSNHGGRQLDTAISSIAALPEIADAVAGRVELYLDGGVTRGTDVLKALALGARAVFLGRPALWGLAAGGEAGVRRVLELLRDEVRLALALSGRQNLAGVGRDLLRR is encoded by the coding sequence ATGACCACAAGCCTTCCCACGGCGGAGCAGCTCGGGGCGCTGCAGCGGGCCGTCAATCTGGCCGAGATCGAGGCGCTGGGCCGCGCCCGGCTGGACCAGAACGCCCTGGACTACTACGCCAGCGGCGCGAACGACGGCCACACGCTGCGCGCCAACCGCGAGGACTTCTCGCGCCTCCAGCTGCGCCCGCGCATGCTGGTGGACGTGTCGGGGGTAGACACCCGGACCTCGGTGCTGGGCCTGCCGCTGGACTTTCCGGTGGGCATCGCCCCCAGCGCCTTTCACGGGCTCGCGCATCCGGACGCCGAACTCGCCACGGCGCGGGCCGCCGCCGGAATGGGCAGCGTGATGACCCTCAGCACCTTTTCCAACACGCCGATTGACGGGGTGGGACAGGCCGCCGCCGGACGGCTGTGGTTTCAGCTGTACCTGCTGGCCGACCGCGAGCTGAGCCGCGAGATCATCGCACAGGCCGAGGCGTGCGGGGCGCGGGCGCTGGTGTTTACGGTGGACGCGCCGTACCTGGGCCGCCGCGAGACCAACGAGCGCCGCCGCTTTGCCCTGCCCCCGCACCTGAGCGCCCCCAACGTCGCCAGCCGCGAGACGCTGGCGGGAGTGGAGACCGACACCGGCTCGCAGCTGACCAACTACTTCCAGAATCTGGTGGACAAGACCTTCACCTGGGATGACCTGGGCTGGCTGCGGGCGCAAACGCACCTGCCGATTGTGCTGAAGGGCATCCTGACCGCCGAGGACGCTGAACTGGCCGTGCAGCACGGCTGCCACGTCTGGGTCAGCAACCACGGCGGGCGGCAGCTGGACACCGCCATCAGCAGCATTGCCGCGCTGCCCGAGATTGCCGACGCGGTGGCGGGCCGCGTAGAACTCTACCTGGACGGCGGCGTCACGCGCGGCACGGACGTCCTCAAGGCGCTGGCACTGGGGGCACGGGCGGTGTTTCTGGGCCGCCCCGCGCTGTGGGGGCTGGCGGCGGGCGGCGAGGCCGGCGTGCGCCGGGTGCTGGAGCTGCTGCGAGACGAGGTGCGGCTGGCCCTGGCCCTGAGCGGCCGGCAGAATCTGGCGGGGGTAGGGCGCGACCTGCTGAGGCGCTAG
- a CDS encoding ion transporter — MPTPAPQSQEELKSARLTTLGYLDALLDGPMIVLSFVWLGLLVLDLVQGLSPFFQGVSNVIWGLFVLDFGLSITLAPDKSDYLRRNWLTALSLLLPALRILRAFRGLRALRVLRATRGTNLLRILTTLNRGLRTLQRTLRRRGLGFVLGATALVALAGAAGMASFEAEQGGAPQGFVQWLYWVGMLLTSLGSDYWPVTGEGRTLTFLLALYGFAVFGYITAALASLFVGVDQSTLPDDDEVNNEALGRTLRELRGEIAGLREELRRAP; from the coding sequence ATGCCCACCCCAGCCCCCCAGTCCCAGGAGGAACTCAAGTCTGCCCGCCTGACCACCCTGGGGTATCTGGACGCGCTGCTGGACGGACCCATGATTGTCCTGAGCTTTGTGTGGCTGGGGCTGCTGGTGCTGGACCTGGTGCAGGGCCTGTCACCGTTTTTCCAGGGCGTCAGCAACGTGATCTGGGGACTGTTCGTGCTGGATTTCGGGCTGTCCATCACGCTGGCCCCCGACAAGTCGGACTATCTGCGGCGCAACTGGCTGACCGCGCTGAGCCTGCTGCTGCCCGCGCTGCGGATTCTGCGGGCCTTCCGGGGCCTCCGGGCGCTGCGCGTCCTGCGGGCCACCCGCGGCACCAATCTGCTGCGAATCCTGACCACCCTGAACCGGGGGCTGCGGACCCTGCAGCGCACGCTGCGCCGCCGGGGACTGGGCTTCGTGCTGGGGGCAACCGCGCTGGTGGCGCTGGCCGGGGCGGCGGGCATGGCGTCGTTCGAGGCGGAGCAGGGCGGCGCCCCGCAGGGCTTCGTGCAGTGGCTGTACTGGGTGGGCATGCTGCTCACCAGCCTGGGATCGGACTACTGGCCGGTCACGGGCGAGGGCCGCACCCTGACCTTCCTGCTGGCGCTGTACGGCTTCGCGGTCTTCGGCTACATTACGGCGGCGCTGGCCAGTCTGTTCGTGGGGGTGGACCAGAGCACGCTGCCCGACGACGACGAGGTCAACAACGAGGCGCTGGGTCGGACGCTGCGCGAGCTGCGCGGCGAGATCGCGGGGCTGCGCGAGGAGCTGCGCCGCGCCCCGTAG
- a CDS encoding M24 family metallopeptidase, which yields MTSPVDRMRAALQTTDLDGWLIYDFQNLNPHARRVLDLPGGAFLTRRFFVYVPRGGQAVLLHNHIEGGTWGEITRGWDIERRAFGSHAELDAALKKVVAGQRVAMEYSPNGAVPYVSRVDAGTLERVRAAGAADVVSSADLLQSFLAWSEDDLAAHRRAAALLMRAKDDAYWLIHERLKAGEAITELEVQGKIMDAIAGAGMNAGHPVNVSFGVNAADSHYEPGGDKNATLEQGQCVLIDLWAQEPGRPFADVTWVGHAGQPSAEYREAWAAVRAARDTALDVLNSRFEAEGWGRLQGWELDRAARDAMGPHWAPSFFHRTGHDLGVQIHGSGANLDDYETRDTRTLTPGLAVTVEPGTYPAAKGFGIRTEVDVYLSPDGPEVTTDVQREPFVLGVGEWAAVRAAGYGAQ from the coding sequence ATGACCTCTCCTGTGGACCGGATGCGTGCCGCCCTTCAGACCACCGATCTGGACGGCTGGCTGATCTACGATTTCCAGAACCTCAACCCACACGCCCGCCGCGTACTGGATCTGCCGGGCGGCGCGTTCCTGACCCGGCGCTTTTTCGTGTACGTGCCGCGCGGGGGCCAGGCCGTGCTGCTGCACAACCACATCGAGGGCGGCACCTGGGGTGAGATCACGCGCGGCTGGGACATCGAGCGGCGGGCCTTCGGCTCCCACGCGGAGCTGGACGCCGCCCTGAAAAAAGTGGTGGCCGGGCAGCGCGTGGCGATGGAATACAGCCCGAACGGGGCCGTGCCCTACGTCAGTCGGGTGGACGCCGGAACGCTGGAGCGCGTGCGGGCGGCGGGGGCCGCAGACGTCGTGAGCAGCGCAGACCTGCTGCAATCCTTCCTGGCGTGGTCTGAGGACGATCTGGCCGCCCACAGACGCGCCGCCGCCCTGCTGATGCGCGCCAAGGACGACGCCTACTGGCTGATCCACGAGCGGCTGAAGGCGGGCGAGGCCATCACCGAACTGGAGGTTCAGGGCAAGATCATGGACGCCATCGCCGGCGCGGGCATGAACGCGGGGCATCCGGTCAACGTCAGTTTCGGCGTGAACGCGGCGGATTCCCATTACGAGCCGGGCGGCGACAAGAACGCCACGCTGGAGCAGGGACAGTGCGTCCTGATCGACCTGTGGGCGCAGGAGCCGGGCCGCCCCTTTGCGGACGTGACCTGGGTGGGTCACGCGGGCCAGCCCTCCGCCGAGTACCGCGAGGCCTGGGCAGCGGTGCGGGCCGCGCGAGACACGGCGCTGGACGTGTTGAACTCAAGGTTCGAGGCCGAGGGCTGGGGCAGACTGCAGGGCTGGGAACTGGACCGCGCCGCGCGCGACGCGATGGGGCCCCACTGGGCGCCGTCCTTCTTCCACCGTACCGGCCACGATCTGGGGGTGCAGATTCACGGCTCCGGCGCAAACCTGGACGACTACGAGACCCGCGACACCCGCACCCTGACGCCGGGGCTGGCCGTCACGGTAGAACCCGGCACCTACCCTGCCGCCAAGGGCTTCGGCATCCGCACCGAGGTGGACGTGTACCTGTCGCCGGACGGCCCCGAGGTCACCACCGACGTGCAGCGTGAGCCGTTCGTGCTGGGCGTGGGCGAGTGGGCGGCGGTGCGGGCTGCCGGGTACGGCGCGCAGTAG
- a CDS encoding SDR family oxidoreductase, translated as MANLSSSTVMLTGAGGALATAIAQELDDAGAQMVLVGRGETLARAADRFPATEVIDTDLSDPASVAQLKKVKVDILVHTAGAYAMQPVQKATTDDLRAMLDANFLTMFHAVQGVLPNMLRNKDGIILGVSAAQAARGSGPGAALYTASKAALGAYLNSLNDELKTRGVRGCVLYPMGAIDTPANRDAGLKWEKMIDPRGLAKSVAHILTRPDRAHITELKVYPDEEE; from the coding sequence ATGGCAAACCTCAGCTCCTCGACAGTAATGCTCACGGGGGCGGGCGGGGCGCTGGCCACCGCGATTGCCCAGGAACTTGACGACGCCGGCGCGCAGATGGTGCTGGTGGGGCGCGGCGAGACCCTGGCCCGCGCTGCCGACCGCTTTCCCGCCACCGAAGTGATCGATACCGATCTGTCGGACCCAGCCAGCGTGGCGCAACTGAAGAAGGTCAAGGTGGACATCCTGGTGCACACGGCCGGGGCCTACGCCATGCAGCCGGTACAGAAGGCCACTACCGACGATCTGCGGGCCATGCTGGACGCCAACTTCCTGACGATGTTCCACGCGGTCCAGGGCGTGCTGCCCAACATGCTCAGGAACAAGGACGGCATCATCCTGGGGGTCAGCGCGGCGCAGGCGGCCCGGGGCAGCGGCCCCGGCGCGGCGCTATATACCGCCAGCAAGGCGGCGCTCGGCGCGTACCTCAACAGCCTGAACGACGAGTTGAAGACCAGAGGCGTCCGCGGCTGCGTGCTGTACCCGATGGGCGCGATCGATACCCCGGCCAACCGCGACGCGGGCCTGAAATGGGAAAAGATGATCGACCCGCGCGGCCTCGCCAAGAGTGTGGCCCACATCCTGACCCGCCCGGACCGCGCCCACATCACCGAACTGAAGGTGTACCCGGACGAGGAGGAGTAA
- a CDS encoding penicillin-binding protein, translated as MRPMSHRHAPLLTLLLALGTVPSLSSAEARVRLGDLLPAHPWTEGTGGREVVVVYSHDCGDLGELWQAVMDSDLPVRAVNAEGTPAPAPTGLNPWRGDGATAFARALKVSAYPTVLLVQGGRILNAWEGNFTGKLE; from the coding sequence ATGCGGCCCATGAGCCACCGACATGCCCCGCTGCTGACGCTGCTTCTTGCGCTGGGAACAGTGCCCTCCCTGAGCAGCGCCGAGGCCCGCGTGCGCCTGGGTGATCTGCTGCCCGCCCACCCGTGGACGGAGGGGACCGGGGGCCGCGAGGTGGTGGTGGTCTACAGCCACGACTGCGGCGACCTGGGCGAGCTGTGGCAGGCCGTGATGGACAGCGACCTGCCGGTGCGGGCCGTGAACGCCGAGGGCACGCCCGCGCCGGCGCCGACTGGTCTCAACCCCTGGCGCGGCGACGGGGCCACCGCCTTCGCCCGCGCCCTGAAGGTCAGCGCCTATCCCACCGTCTTGCTGGTGCAGGGCGGACGCATCCTGAATGCCTGGGAGGGAAATTTTACCGGGAAGTTGGAGTAG
- a CDS encoding transglycosylase domain-containing protein has product MIFFVRFLKFLSSFLIAALFAGAGVAATYGLKWWRELPDYRQLDSLSLGAETRVFARDNTPLGSLIPKIGEQAISRTLVNLNEISPFMVAALVSNEDRRFFEHYGIDPYGLGRQVQRLAAGESVQGGSTLTNQLIKNTLLLEEYQQSRSPDRKIKEWLLSVQVERSFTKAEILQNYLNTIYWGDGGPVELYGIYSAAQAYFRTTPKDLTLAQSAYLTVLVPSAGRYFDYKAMRPLMRTLLSRMVEDKWITRTQMDAALAEDLQPRGWKVLYDKQGQITSAKLVDRTQKELKAVTTVLYPHFMGQVEQELVRRFGRDKVYGSGGLRVYTTVDPRVQAAVETASREATGLPPGATLGATIIDPFTGEVLGMIGQKLYGSAPPDAWNNAAQGQRQIGSTIKPLLYTTALSTGLPQDHREEDRPITFPCPTCKDGVYAPQNFESQTTYRSMTIREALDRSLNLVTVRLADRIGLQTFFGKLRELGIPPNDGTGLAAALGAVETTPVKMAAAYAPFANGGLYRAPRYITRVTTARGEVLYDDGLNPVKATRVWTPQIAWLGLDMIRGVVNDLTEAQGGLAWSAKFGDWPVAGKTGTSNGPKDFWFVGTTPLYTGAVWVGKQQGGDMPVRGYYSGYVNGPIWRRMMELAHKGQTVRAYSEPPGILYADAPDPGYLPGVKLAVLDPNYRDAANTALEDNAPPPVQYTESRYTAAYNDPRTVLINVDRTTNQQATEFTPPENVVRRRVYIEQLPAYAPDSSPVPLTDQKADPAAVRSVTNQSAVPQVPAPDAPKEAAPKPDSP; this is encoded by the coding sequence ATGATCTTTTTCGTTCGCTTCCTGAAATTCCTGTCGTCGTTTCTGATCGCCGCGCTGTTCGCCGGGGCGGGGGTGGCGGCCACCTACGGCCTGAAGTGGTGGCGCGAGCTGCCGGACTACCGCCAGCTGGACAGCCTGTCGCTGGGGGCCGAAACACGGGTGTTTGCCCGCGACAACACGCCGCTGGGCAGCCTGATTCCCAAGATCGGCGAGCAGGCCATCAGCCGCACGTTGGTCAACCTGAACGAGATCAGCCCCTTTATGGTGGCCGCGCTGGTCAGCAACGAGGACCGGCGCTTTTTCGAGCATTACGGCATCGATCCCTACGGGCTGGGGCGGCAGGTGCAGCGTCTGGCAGCGGGCGAGAGCGTGCAGGGCGGCAGCACCCTGACCAACCAGTTGATCAAGAACACGCTGCTGCTCGAGGAGTATCAGCAGTCGCGCTCGCCAGACCGCAAGATCAAGGAGTGGCTGCTGAGCGTGCAGGTCGAGCGCAGCTTCACCAAGGCCGAGATTCTGCAGAACTACCTGAACACTATTTACTGGGGTGACGGCGGCCCGGTGGAGCTGTACGGCATCTACTCGGCGGCCCAGGCGTACTTCCGGACCACCCCCAAGGACCTGACCCTGGCCCAGAGCGCCTACCTGACGGTGCTGGTTCCTAGTGCGGGCCGCTACTTCGACTACAAGGCCATGCGGCCCCTGATGCGGACGCTGCTGTCACGCATGGTGGAAGACAAGTGGATCACCCGGACCCAGATGGACGCGGCCCTGGCCGAGGACCTGCAACCGCGCGGCTGGAAGGTGCTGTACGACAAGCAGGGCCAGATTACCAGCGCCAAGCTGGTGGACCGCACCCAGAAAGAGCTGAAGGCCGTGACGACCGTGCTCTACCCACACTTCATGGGCCAGGTCGAGCAGGAACTGGTGCGCCGGTTCGGGCGTGACAAGGTGTACGGCAGCGGGGGCCTGCGGGTCTACACCACCGTGGATCCCCGCGTGCAGGCCGCCGTGGAAACCGCCAGCCGCGAGGCCACCGGCCTGCCGCCCGGCGCAACGCTGGGGGCCACCATCATTGATCCGTTTACCGGCGAGGTGCTGGGCATGATCGGGCAGAAGTTGTACGGCTCGGCGCCGCCCGACGCCTGGAACAACGCCGCGCAGGGTCAGCGGCAGATCGGCTCCACCATCAAGCCACTGCTGTACACCACGGCGCTGTCCACCGGGCTGCCCCAGGATCACCGTGAGGAAGACCGGCCCATCACCTTCCCGTGTCCCACCTGCAAGGACGGCGTGTACGCGCCGCAGAACTTCGAGAGCCAGACCACCTACCGCAGCATGACCATCCGTGAGGCGCTGGACCGCTCGCTGAACCTGGTCACCGTGCGGCTGGCGGACCGGATTGGCCTGCAGACCTTCTTCGGCAAGCTGCGCGAACTGGGCATTCCGCCCAACGACGGCACCGGACTGGCGGCGGCACTGGGCGCGGTGGAGACCACCCCGGTCAAGATGGCGGCGGCCTACGCGCCCTTTGCCAACGGCGGGCTGTACCGCGCGCCCCGCTACATCACGCGGGTCACCACGGCGCGCGGCGAGGTGCTGTACGACGACGGCCTGAATCCGGTCAAGGCCACGCGCGTGTGGACCCCGCAGATCGCGTGGCTGGGGCTGGACATGATCCGGGGCGTGGTCAACGACCTGACCGAGGCGCAGGGCGGTCTGGCGTGGTCGGCCAAGTTTGGCGACTGGCCGGTGGCGGGCAAGACCGGGACCAGCAACGGCCCCAAGGACTTCTGGTTCGTGGGCACCACGCCGCTGTACACCGGGGCCGTGTGGGTGGGCAAGCAGCAGGGCGGCGACATGCCGGTGCGCGGCTACTATTCCGGCTACGTGAACGGCCCGATCTGGCGGCGCATGATGGAACTGGCGCACAAGGGCCAGACGGTGCGGGCCTACAGCGAGCCTCCCGGCATCCTGTACGCCGACGCGCCGGACCCCGGTTACCTGCCGGGCGTGAAGCTGGCCGTGCTGGACCCCAACTACCGCGACGCGGCCAACACGGCGCTGGAGGACAACGCTCCGCCCCCGGTGCAGTACACCGAGTCCCGCTACACGGCGGCCTACAACGATCCGCGCACCGTCCTGATCAACGTGGACCGCACCACCAACCAGCAGGCCACCGAGTTCACCCCGCCCGAGAACGTCGTTCGCCGCCGGGTGTACATCGAGCAGCTGCCTGCCTACGCCCCCGACAGCAGCCCCGTCCCCCTGACTGATCAGAAGGCCGATCCCGCCGCCGTCCGGTCTGTGACCAACCAGAGCGCCGTGCCGCAGGTGCCTGCCCCGGACGCGCCCAAGGAAGCCGCCCCGAAGCCGGACAGCCCCTGA
- a CDS encoding response regulator: protein MPYTILVADDEPAIRTMLEVILSADGHEIVAVADGKAALDYLRDHTPDAMLLDIKMPHMDGFEICSRVKRVKRLRDTPVLLLTGFDDDQTRDHAKLVGADDIVYKPLSGKNLRGRVNQLVAARRP, encoded by the coding sequence ATGCCGTATACGATCCTCGTCGCCGACGATGAGCCAGCCATCCGCACCATGCTGGAAGTCATTCTGTCCGCCGATGGACACGAGATCGTGGCGGTGGCCGACGGCAAGGCGGCGCTGGATTACCTGCGGGACCACACCCCCGACGCCATGCTGCTGGACATCAAGATGCCCCACATGGACGGTTTCGAGATCTGCTCGCGGGTCAAGCGCGTCAAGCGGCTGCGCGACACGCCGGTGCTGCTGCTGACCGGCTTCGATGACGATCAGACGCGCGATCACGCCAAGCTGGTGGGTGCCGACGACATCGTGTACAAGCCGCTGTCCGGCAAGAACCTGCGTGGACGCGTCAACCAGCTTGTCGCGGCCCGCCGCCCCTGA
- the mnmA gene encoding tRNA 2-thiouridine(34) synthase MnmA: MTALTTASPNPTTPPTGERVLCAMSGGVDSSVTAALLKDAGFHVVGAMMRFWPDDKRTDTFDSCCSPDAAYEARRVAEQVGVPFYLLDYREQFQRHIVGPFLEEYAQGRTPNPCVNCNTKVKFDELVKKAKMLGCRYVATGHYVKRVDTADGGVEFWRGDDPQKDQTYFLWGTPRDALPYILFPVGELEKPRVREIAEERGLLTARKPESQNICFVPGKVQDFVAEHLPQATGLIREIATGEVVGDHLGTQFYTLGQKRGMGLYQSHKVRHIVHLDPKTNTVWVGDYEDCLWGGLRASGANYLCDLADLPREVEVQVRYRTKPVRATVTHADEHGFELQFHEPQFAVAPGQSAVLYSGPRLLGGGLIDDHARDLPAI, translated from the coding sequence ATGACGGCCCTGACGACAGCATCCCCCAACCCCACCACGCCTCCCACCGGCGAGCGCGTGCTGTGCGCCATGTCCGGCGGCGTGGACAGCAGCGTGACGGCGGCGCTGCTCAAGGACGCCGGCTTTCACGTGGTGGGCGCGATGATGCGCTTCTGGCCCGACGACAAGCGCACCGACACCTTCGACAGCTGCTGCTCGCCCGACGCCGCCTACGAGGCCCGGCGCGTGGCCGAACAGGTGGGCGTGCCGTTCTACCTGCTCGACTACCGCGAGCAGTTCCAGCGTCACATCGTCGGCCCGTTTCTCGAGGAATACGCGCAGGGGCGCACGCCGAACCCGTGCGTGAACTGCAACACCAAGGTCAAGTTCGACGAGCTGGTCAAGAAGGCCAAGATGCTAGGCTGCCGTTACGTGGCGACCGGCCATTACGTCAAGCGCGTGGACACGGCAGATGGCGGCGTGGAATTCTGGCGGGGCGACGACCCGCAAAAGGACCAGACCTACTTTCTGTGGGGAACGCCCAGAGACGCCCTGCCGTACATCCTGTTCCCGGTGGGTGAGCTGGAAAAGCCCCGGGTGCGCGAGATTGCCGAGGAGCGCGGCCTGCTGACCGCCCGCAAGCCCGAAAGCCAGAACATCTGCTTCGTGCCGGGCAAGGTGCAGGACTTCGTGGCCGAACATCTGCCGCAGGCCACCGGCTTGATCCGCGAGATCGCCACGGGCGAGGTGGTCGGCGATCACCTGGGCACGCAGTTCTACACGCTGGGCCAGAAGCGCGGCATGGGGCTGTACCAGTCCCACAAGGTGCGCCATATCGTGCACCTGGACCCGAAGACCAACACGGTCTGGGTGGGCGATTACGAGGACTGCCTGTGGGGCGGCCTACGGGCGTCGGGCGCCAACTACCTGTGCGATCTGGCCGACTTGCCGCGCGAGGTGGAGGTGCAGGTGCGCTACCGCACGAAGCCGGTGCGTGCCACTGTGACCCACGCCGACGAGCACGGCTTCGAGTTGCAGTTCCATGAGCCGCAGTTCGCCGTGGCCCCCGGCCAGAGCGCCGTGCTGTACAGCGGCCCCCGCCTGCTGGGCGGCGGGTTGATTGATGACCACGCGCGGGACCTGCCAGCGATCTGA
- a CDS encoding carbohydrate ABC transporter permease, whose product MTAVPHTAPPRRSLGLGRVLTYLLLIVAALFFLVPIYLVFATALKTPNAIELATAWHWPARLNWASFAEAWDKVGGNMLNSLFLAVTATILSALLGSLNGYALSKWRFRGANTLFALMLFGMFIPYQAVLIPLFQFIKSLGLYGSIWGLILAHVVYGIPITTLIFRNFYADVPDALVEAATIDGAGFWQIYARVIFPISIPGFVVVIIWQFTQVWNEFLFAATLTNTSSQPVTYALSQLAGGQAVSWNLPMAGAILAALPTLLVYIVLGRYFVRGLLAGSVKG is encoded by the coding sequence ATGACCGCCGTTCCGCACACCGCCCCCCCGCGCCGTTCGCTGGGCCTGGGCCGCGTCCTGACCTACCTGCTGCTGATCGTCGCAGCGCTGTTTTTCCTGGTGCCCATCTATCTTGTGTTTGCCACTGCCCTCAAAACCCCGAACGCCATCGAGTTGGCCACCGCGTGGCACTGGCCTGCCCGTCTCAACTGGGCCAGCTTCGCGGAGGCCTGGGACAAGGTGGGCGGCAACATGCTCAACAGCCTGTTTCTGGCCGTGACCGCCACCATCCTCAGCGCCCTGCTGGGCAGCCTGAACGGCTACGCCCTGAGCAAATGGCGCTTCCGCGGGGCCAACACCCTGTTCGCGCTAATGCTGTTCGGCATGTTCATCCCGTATCAGGCGGTGCTGATTCCGCTGTTCCAGTTCATCAAGTCGCTGGGCCTGTACGGCAGCATCTGGGGCCTGATCCTGGCGCACGTGGTGTACGGCATTCCCATCACCACCCTGATCTTCCGCAACTTCTACGCCGACGTGCCGGATGCGCTGGTGGAGGCCGCCACCATCGACGGCGCAGGCTTCTGGCAGATCTATGCCCGCGTGATTTTCCCGATCAGCATTCCCGGCTTCGTGGTGGTGATCATCTGGCAGTTCACCCAAGTCTGGAACGAGTTCCTGTTCGCGGCCACGCTGACCAACACCAGCAGCCAGCCGGTGACCTATGCGCTGTCGCAACTCGCGGGCGGTCAGGCGGTGTCGTGGAACCTGCCGATGGCCGGGGCCATTCTTGCAGCGCTGCCTACGCTGCTGGTCTACATCGTGCTGGGGCGATATTTCGTGCGTGGTCTGCTGGCCGGGAGCGTCAAGGGGTAA
- a CDS encoding carbohydrate ABC transporter permease codes for MSKDRLWAVAVLAPSVILIGIFVYYFIGRTVYVSLTDWGNDPAQALALDPIIRWVGLQNYSELFSGFLQGRFRQELVNTLFFTVFFILGCLGLGLGLALILDRNPRGEGLWRTIFLFPMSLSFIVTGTIWRWMLQPQGGVNQAPTLLGAPPSTFAWLSSNDSVLKFDWNTLPLITASVVGVVLLFLAVGAAREGNRVRTLVAAVCAALLIGWAVFVGPNVKLLAAPELHGFNLAMIGIIIAAVWQMSGYTMALYLAGLRGIPEELREAAKVDGARDAQMYRFVIFPLLSPITLSAMIILGHISLKIFDLVYAMAGPDNIAASVPALNMYLTSFRQNQFALGAAIGTILLILVAFVIVPYLANQFRGEEGHP; via the coding sequence ATGAGCAAAGACCGCCTGTGGGCCGTCGCCGTGCTGGCGCCCAGCGTCATCCTGATCGGCATTTTCGTGTACTACTTCATCGGGCGGACGGTGTACGTCAGCCTGACCGACTGGGGCAACGACCCGGCGCAGGCGCTGGCACTTGATCCCATCATCCGCTGGGTAGGCCTGCAGAACTACTCTGAACTGTTCAGCGGCTTCCTGCAGGGGCGCTTCCGGCAGGAACTGGTCAACACACTGTTCTTCACCGTGTTCTTCATTCTGGGCTGCCTGGGGCTGGGCCTGGGGCTGGCGCTGATCCTGGACCGCAACCCCAGGGGTGAGGGCCTGTGGCGCACCATCTTCCTGTTTCCCATGAGCCTGAGCTTCATCGTGACCGGCACCATCTGGCGCTGGATGCTGCAGCCGCAGGGCGGCGTGAACCAGGCCCCCACGCTGCTGGGTGCCCCGCCCTCCACCTTCGCGTGGCTGTCCAGCAACGACTCGGTCCTGAAATTCGACTGGAACACCCTGCCGCTGATCACCGCCTCGGTGGTGGGCGTGGTGCTGCTGTTTCTGGCGGTGGGCGCCGCCCGCGAGGGCAACCGCGTCCGCACACTGGTGGCCGCCGTCTGCGCCGCGCTGCTGATCGGCTGGGCAGTGTTTGTCGGGCCGAATGTCAAGCTGCTGGCCGCGCCGGAGCTGCACGGCTTTAACCTCGCCATGATCGGCATCATCATCGCCGCCGTGTGGCAGATGAGCGGCTACACCATGGCGCTGTATCTGGCCGGGCTGCGCGGCATCCCCGAGGAACTGCGCGAGGCCGCCAAGGTGGACGGCGCACGGGACGCCCAGATGTACCGCTTCGTCATCTTCCCGTTGCTCTCGCCTATCACCCTCAGCGCCATGATCATCCTGGGCCACATCAGTCTCAAGATCTTTGATCTGGTGTACGCGATGGCCGGGCCGGACAACATTGCCGCCAGCGTGCCGGCGCTGAACATGTATCTGACCAGCTTCCGCCAGAACCAGTTCGCGCTGGGCGCGGCCATCGGCACCATCCTGCTGATTCTGGTGGCCTTTGTGATCGTGCCGTACCTGGCCAACCAGTTCCGGGGCGAGGAGGGACACCCATGA